The genomic segment ACCTGGCTCTTCAGCAGACTCAAAATCAGAAGCAACTAATTCTGGTGCTCAGGCTGCGCTTTAGCACCCAGGTGTGGCCAGTGGTACATCTGACATAATGGATGTTCCTTTATGGGCCGCCAGGCTGCACTGGATTGGACAGCCGTCCAGTGTTGCTTCCAGAAGCCCATCCTGGACCCAGAAGAACCTCCTGGCTTGGTATGCCCCCATGGGGTTCTTGTCCTTAGATTTTGAAATCAATCAATGATAAAGGCAAGAACTGAGGCAATCTACCTTTCCGAGCATTCTTCTCCACCATGCTGGCCCTAGCTGCAGACAAGGGAGTGACCTTGGTCATGCTTGCTCAATTAAGGCAATTGAGGGGAGCATGCTCACAGCTGCCTTTGGTTCTGGGTATGCCTCTGTGAGAACACAGGAGTACATTCCTCCTGTCATGGGTTGTGGATTTGCCTGACAACAGGGAGTCTTTTGCAAAGGCTGACTTGCCCGGACTATGTAAACATTACTCCTGTCTGACCCAAGCTGGCACCTTCCCAGGGATCCTCTGGAGCTAATCCTTTGACTACGCTTGTCTTGAAGGATCCCCCACCCATACTTTTCTTCACTGAAGTAAATGACCAGCTAATCTCAGGAACTTGTCTCCCAGTGGCTGCCAGGGAAGCAAGGGCCTCATGCTCTAGGTTCCCTCATACTTGCTTAGTGAGCCAGGTCACCCCCTCATTACCGGATGGTGACCATGTTCTTCCCGTGTTGGATACAGACTTCTCCCAGGAACCCTTCTGAGGGAGGGAGGCCAGAGACTCCCTACAGCActacagctttgtagtataattaaTTTCTTCAAGGTCTTTGTTGTTGATCTCATTCAGTTCTTCTCATGGTGTGCTAATCCTTCTGCAGTGGGTAGTTTGTGAAGCTATCAGCCCTTTAATATTGGCAAACTTTAATGAGTACATAAGAGCAGTGTGCACGTTATAATAGCAGAGTGGTTTTCAATCCTTTGCTTCTGTGCCCGCAGAACACTGAGATGACTGGTATTAAACCTGGAAGTTGTTGCCTGTTACTTGCAGGACTGAACTGCACCTTAGTGGATACTTAGGATAGGAAACCAAGTCTGTCTGTTGGTTTTATAACTGCAGGAGTAGGACAGAAGTGAATAACTTTAGGAGGTTTAACAACTTCATGTAGTTAAGAATATAGGCAAAGATACACATAAAGTGAAATGGGTAGAGGTAGGATAGAAAAGTAGAAATGCTTAGGCAGTCTTAGAATGGGCAGGAAGACATTTCCTTGTTTATCTTCCCTGTGAGAATGAGTCTGTGCCCCAGGGCAAGGGGGCACACCTTGAATTGAAGGTTCTGTGTACTGTTTCCCTAGACCTGTGCAACATGGTAGCTACCAGCCATAAAGAGCTAAAGTATTCAAAAAGAGCTAAAGTATTCAGTTCACATGCTCAACAGCCATAGGTAGCTAATGGGTTCTACTGCACAGCGCAGATAGAGAACATATTCGTCATTACAGAATAAATGCCATCTTAGTCAGAGTTAAGGCATTTGTGGTTTGGAAAGGAGTAGGGACAGAGTTTGCTTACAAGAGATACCAGTTTTGGTAACAATATTGGTCCTTTTGACGGCAGTTTGTTTTTCGGTGACTGCTGTGACTAGTTAAAACATTTCTCAGTGGAAAGCCAAGTTTAAAGCCACTTGCTTTAAGTCCTCGGTGTTTGAAACTTCTCACTCCTTTTTGGCAGATGTTAGGGGGAGCAGGGAATATGGCAGGAAAACATGTAAGACAGATTTTACTTGCTCCCAATGTTCAAAGgttttattaaatacatttatacataCCTTGTTCCTTGGCACCACTGCCGGAGGAAACAAGCAGTCTTTACACGTTATCAGAGTAGGAAGCAGGGAGGTAGGGATAGCTGTTTAAAACctcacatcacaggcagattctactTCCTTTCCTAATGGCCATTACTGTCCAGTCTGTGCCACTTCAAGGGACTCACTGCAGCCTTTCTAGAGTCCCTCTATCAAGAGAAACTGGCTTACTAGAGGCAGGTAACCTGGAAAAGCCCAGTCTTAGTGCTGATAAAATGAGAGACTCTCTTCCACTTAACTGGTTTCAGCGTAGGAGGAGAATGGGAATGCTGGGAAAATGCCTGGGCCAGGAAGCTTCGCTTTTATAGCATTTcccccctgtggactgtagggttgattttttttaattttttttttttttagggttgaTTTTTGATCAAGATAAACAGGCCCTACAGATAGTAGAAAGGACATTCCCTTAGTGCATGTTTTCCCTGTGGTGGAATGGTGCTGGTGGATATGCTTTTTCTTTCCCTATATTAGACTAGGAGGATGCTAACTATTGTGGTGGACCCTGTAGTCACAGATCCCCCAGGGGCTTGTAGAACCTCGTGGTTATCACAGGATCATCAGTCTGAATCGAGGTCATGGGGGCTGTCATAGTCAAACTCCTTCTGCACATCCAAAGGGTATTTGCTCCACATTGGTGGTCTGCTGTTGTCTCTGTCTTCTTCGCTGACGCTGCTGTAATTGTCAGAGCCTAGAATAAGATAATAGGAATGGGCTCTAATTGTATGGTTTTCTAAATGACCACAAAAGTCCCTTCCCTTCTCAAAAAAGTGTTTTGTATTATAAAATACTTGCTAGAATATAGAACaattaaaaaagcaataaaattctTACCATGTAAACCAAGCCCTTTAACAATGGAGTGTTTCATCATTTCTCCCCTAAgtatgggacttttttttttattataacagTTGTAGTCATATTGCACATCTAATTTTGTTCCCTGCCACTTCCCCAGTAGAATATTCCATAGTTGAATTGTTCCTCTGTTACCAAACACCAAGCAATTCAAGGGTGGTGCCAGCGcatccttcctttctcttccccgAGGTACCTAGTCTGTGGTGTTATATTTGTAAATGCACCAATTTACAAGTACCTGAGAAAACCCTGGGACTACTCCTACTGATGAATCTCTCCAGCACTTTATTCAGAGAAGGGAAAAGGACTGTTGGTAGGCAATGACAGAActaaggatttgaacccaggcctgacTGACATTATACCTCCAGCAGCCCCCATGGAAACACTGGTCCTTGCATCTCCTACCACTCCAACAGCTTGTggttgagctgctgctgctgctgctaagttgcttcagtcgtgtccgactgtgtgtgaccctactgacggaagcccaccaggctcccccatccctgggattctccaggcaagaacactggagtgggttgccatttccttctccaatgcatgaaagtgaaaagtgaaagtgaagtcgctcagtcgtgtctgactcttagcgaccctacggactgcagcccaccaggctcctcagtccgtgggattttccaggcgagagtactggagtggggtgccattgccttctccagtggttgAGCTAGTGGAGCTCAAATGGCAGAAAAGGAAAACCAGCTAAGATATACCTGCCAATCTTGCTCACACCTCAGTCCCAGATCCCATCAATCCCTCCCCAACCAGGGCTGCTATTACCTACCTCTGGAATCTTCGTCACTGTTCTCCTCCTCTGGGTACTCATTGCGCCAGTTATTCTCACTGTTTTCGTCATCTTCATCATCATAAATGTCCTCTGGTTGTTGGTCGTCATTCACCTGCACATCTCAACACAAATGTGAGTGTAAGTCAAAACCTCTAAAGGTATGCTCTGAGCGAAGCTATCAGCAGACCAACTTGGAGAGACATCATTTAAGGGTGATGTGTGAAACAGAAAACGGAGCAGTCTGCTAGTGGCTATAGTAACCTCAggcatttataataattttttccttttaagaaaggGTAAGAACAATGATCATGAATAGAACCTAGGGAGGCAAAGCAAGGGATTGGGTCATAAGCTTAGGCTGCTTCATGGGGCCCCTTACCAACTCCCACTCGTGGCTGTAGGGCTGCACAGAGAGGATGTTCTCAATCCATCTTGGAGTCGCCCTTTCCAAATAGTAAATGTCATACACAAAGTCGTCCTTTTGTTCCTTCTGATGCCCAGAACTTGGTCCATATTGAGAGACATTCAACCCCTCACGGATCAACTCTACACAGTTGCAGAGGATCACATCTGGGTCAGATTTCTGTAAAGTGAACAGCAGATGACACGTGCATAACCTAAAATACGGATGTCCCAAGAAGAAGAACCTAAGAGCTTAGTGAAGGAAGCCTTCCTGCAGTTCTATGTGGAATTCAAGATTCTTATCCCCATGGCCAACTAGTCTCTCTTCATTTATCtatgaaataaaacaacaaatagTCTATAAAATTAACATGTAGTAGTACTTTTACAGGAGCAGCTTACAAGATAAGCGTCCTACTCTTCTGCGGGTTGACACAAGAGAGCCCACAGGAACACTAGAGGAAGGGGAGAACCAGCACAAGTGGTTCATCTCAACCCAGGCTCTGCTTCTGCAGGTCTTCTCTGAGTTCCTTTGATATGATGTTCTCCCTTTGGAGATCCACAGGCCCACTGCAGCACCCCTAGTTGACAATCAAATGGGTCTGTATTTTGTGTGGCCACCTCTAGGGCCCTAAGGGCGTTTCTTGGACTAATACCTGGTGCCTAGTACCAGCCATCACCCACCACTAGCTTGCTCACACTGACATGCTGCTTTTGCTCACAAACTAGGAGGGGACTCGATAATCCTTTTTCTGATATAGTTTGAGATGTACTGCCCCAGAACAGAACTTGCCCAGGTAAGATGTGCTCCAGTGGCAAGAGGCTGTGTTATCCAGGGTAGCGTGGGTTAATTTGGAAACGAGAGGGACATGCTGCAAGTCACTCTTGACAGGTTTATCACTGAAAGTTGTACAGCTCAAACCAAACACCATATGGGGGGAAGAGGGTGTGTCCCATGGTCAAGGCAGATAGAGGGAGAGCAATGTTCTCATCTTTTACAAGCTAAACAGAATTAATTCTTCCTTGTTCCAAAGTTAAGAACTAGACATGTCAGGTTTTGTGAAGACTCTTGACCAACCTCAAAGCTGTTTATAAGAAAAGTTCTGACTGTAACTCACAAGTCCACAGACCTCAGTTCaaattatgcagccattaaatattaaaaaaaaatttacagaagttagcaaaacaaaaattctagacatagaaaataaaccagTTTTATTCCAGTTATCTTTGGGACGGGGGTAAAATGAATGTATTTTCtcccactttattttttgaggctacacctgaccagggattgaacccacaccccctgcagtagaagcaagGAGCCTTAACACTGCACTGCTAAGGAAGTTACCTGCCCCTccctttattttgctttcttcataaaagagaaaaaattttagaTCTAGTCTATCTGTTTCTTTACCTATATTTCCAATTATGCTACATACTGTTGTTAAAGTATTTTTCCATCTTGCCAGTCCTGGTTACCAATTTAATGGTCTAACCTGTTGTATATGTCAGTTTCTATACATAATCGTTAGCTTATATACACAGCACTGTGATGAACGTGTCATTTCTTGCATTTGAAAAATGGAGATAAGAGTACCTACCTTATATGGGTTTTGTGAGGAAAAAAtgagttaaagtaaaaaaaaaaagaatctagcaTAGTACTGGACACATTACTTAGTATACGAACAGTAGCTTTTGTTAATACCATAGCTATTTGCTTCTGTGGAAATATTTCCCTAGGATAAATCCTGGGGGTGAGATTGCTATCActaattttaaagtttctttagaTTTTTGGATGGCTTTAGCGtgcaaacaataaaaatagtttgaaaaataGGCTCCAGTGTATTTTTAGGATGCCTGATATTACTGTAATGCATCAATTTTAAGCACTATAATCATGTACAGTTTTAATCAGAGCCTTGCCAACAGTGTTATCAGCAACCCTTTTCCCAGTCATCTAGTAAGCATAAAACCTCGTGTGCTTTcagtttaaatttatgttttttaataatCTGCAAACATTTTTGATGGGTTTACAGTGTGTACTGCATTGTCGGGAAAACCTGTGTTCAGATCCTTCCTAGCTTATCTACTAATTTTTCTTAGATTATTTAATGGGCTATTTAACTGACTTGATTCTACTGAACATGGGttcacttttaaaatgtgttaactTATGACACAGTCTGGAATTAGTTTTGGTAAAACAGATGACTATCATGTCCAGGTATACTAGTAATACAATTATACATTTTTTGCTTGATATATTTTGAATACaaatttcattttggggggcttccctggtgactcagtggtaaagaacctgcctgcattggcaggcatgggttcaatccctgttccatgaagatcacacatgccttggagtaactaagcctatgagccacaactgctgagctcgtgctctagagcctgggagctgcaacttctGAGTCCacgtgttgcaactactgaaggccgtgtgccctagagcctgtgctctgcaacaaaacaagccaccacaatgagaagatcgtgcactgcaactagggggtggcccccactcaccgcaacgagagaaaagcccaggcagcaacaaagacccaacatagccaaaaactgttttgtttgtttttcattttttaaacttcagaaaccattaaaaggaatgatatTTGAAAAGTGTTTATTAAGAGAAGGCACACCTTATTGagaattttctatttctctgatcTTATTGCATGTAGTTGACTTTGTTTTTTGCAAGTGAGGTACTAATTTAGAAAATGTAATTAGTAGAAAGTAACACAATTAAATGTGAGGAAGACATGCATTCTAATCCTAAATCTGCCTCAAACTTGGTATGCTACCCAGGCCTGGACCTTTAATCTTTCTTTCATGAGTTTTCCCATCGGCTTTATTTTTACATTGGTCAAAATCTCCAGGGATTCCCCATCTCAGGGTGAAAGGCAAGGTGTCCTTTCAAGTACTGACTTGAAAGGATCTAGCAGATACCCTCTTCCAAAATTCCTTACTATCTTCTCCCAACTCACTGGGCTCCAGGCACATTGACCTTGCAAACACCGGACAAATTTGGCTTCTGGGTCTCTGCACTTACAGCTCCTCAGTATGGAATCCCTTTCCCCAAGACATCTGCAGTGCCTAGCCATTCACCTCCTTCAAGTCTTCACTCAAAAGTTATTTCAGTGAAAATGACACTGAAATAGGACCAcgcttttcctcttttctttgccCCTTTTATGGCCCATATCACCATGTGATACTGAAATTATATGTTTGATGTTTCTCTCCTCCACCTGAatgctgggtcctcattgctgtaCCCACAGAACCTAAGAATCAAACCTGGCGCTGAGTAAATGTCGAATGGATAACCTAACCTGAAAATTGTGGCTATCAAGCTGGATGGATCATCCATCTCTGAAGTGAGGCCACGTGTACCCTCTTCAACTGCGTGCTGACTTTGGGCACTATTTGtccagagaagcccagagctCGACTCCGGGGCTGTACTCACTTTGCAGGAgatcgcggcggcggcggcgacctCTGCATCTTCTTCGTGGACCAGGTCTAATAGCTGAAAGCTCGCGTCGTCGGCGGCTTTTGGGGTTCCTGACGCATCCTCGGACTCTAAGCTGTCCGAGGGAATTTCCGAGGATCGGTGGCTAGAGACTACTCTGTAGCGGCCTTCCTGTCGGATCTCCCGAGCAGAGGCGCGGAGATGATGGCGGATACGTTGCTGGCTGCCCTGGGACGGGCGCAGGGCGGCCCGCAGGAGCGGCTGGACTGGCTCCTCCTAGGGTTGGGGGAGAAGCAGAGGTGTGGGGCGGCATAAACAGGGGTTGGTGAAAGGGTCACGGATAAGGATGCAACCCAGCTGTACCCTAAGATCCCCTTCACAGGGGCTCCTTCCCGGCCCAATACCTGTGAGCGCACGGTGGCCACCAACTGGAAGATATTATTTTCTGCTGCTCTCTCCAGATCCTCTGGAGACGTCTTTGGAGTTTCCAATTCCA from the Capra hircus breed San Clemente chromosome 18, ASM170441v1, whole genome shotgun sequence genome contains:
- the SLC7A6OS gene encoding probable RNA polymerase II nuclear localization protein SLC7A6OS is translated as MEAGSTAVLRVKRKLGAEPAEALVLACKRLRSSAVELETPKTSPEDLERAAENNIFQLVATVRSQEEPVQPLLRAALRPSQGSQQRIRHHLRASAREIRQEGRYRVVSSHRSSEIPSDSLESEDASGTPKAADDASFQLLDLVHEEDAEVAAAAAISCKKSDPDVILCNCVELIREGLNVSQYGPSSGHQKEQKDDFVYDIYYLERATPRWIENILSVQPYSHEWELVNDDQQPEDIYDDEDDENSENNWRNEYPEEENSDEDSRGSDNYSSVSEEDRDNSRPPMWSKYPLDVQKEFDYDSPHDLDSD